From the genome of Nitrospira sp.:
TGAATTTTCTATTCACCTAGTCGATGGAAGAAGATAATGTGCAGAGGCCTATGAACTGATTGGGCGCTGAACGATCGGAGGAATCCCCATGCGATTCGACTACAGAACCGCCATGATGACCTGTGGATTGATTGGACTGCTGGCATTCCCCTGTACCGCTCAAATGGGAACGGGAGAAGCCGCTAAAATTTTGAACAGCATGCCTTCCGACCTTTTGGCAAAGGTGCAAGCTCTCGCCCAACACCTTCAGCAAGGCATCAAAGAAGGCAAACTTTCAGAGGCAGAGGTTCAACAAGGCATGATGTCCGGACATCTGGGGGAAAAGCTCAAGAATCTGAATCCACAGGCAGGCCAACTCCTTGATGAAATCAGCGATGCCATGAAGAACGGCCAAGGCCCGGGTGAAGCGGCGCTCATGCCGCTGCTTGGGGGATTAGGAATCTCGCCGAACTAGCGGAAGCCGATCGCGCCTGCTCTCTTGCAATCCAACACCTGGCCGGAATCGAGACAGTTACGTTGATGCGGCAGAGAGAAATGGATTGACGACACGGAGGCCATCGAATTGCTGGTGATGTTGCAAGTCCTCGGAATAGAGATGTGTTGCCTTGCCGGCTAGGGCCGCTTCGATGATGAGGGCATCCCAGAACGAAAGCCGCGCCATATGGCTTCTCCGGATGGCCAAAAGGATCAGCGCAGAATCGATGGGAATAAGCGGCAACGCCGCCAAGTCGCTGACAGCCTGAGCTGCCGTTTCTACAGCAAGGGGCACGGCCAGTTTTTTCGTCACGGTGACATAAAACTCTTGCAGGACCTGCGTGCTCAGCAAGAGGCTCCCTGTGGGTCCATACTTC
Proteins encoded in this window:
- a CDS encoding PIN domain-containing protein — its product is MSERIFLDTNILVYLFDHDSPEKQRLAREILAKYGPTGSLLLSTQVLQEFYVTVTKKLAVPLAVETAAQAVSDLAALPLIPIDSALILLAIRRSHMARLSFWDALIIEAALAGKATHLYSEDLQHHQQFDGLRVVNPFLSAAST